AGTCAGATCCTCCATAATTTGTTTGCAGTCTTGTCTCCAGAAACTGCTGAATGGGAATATCCAGAAACCAAAAACCCATCGTGGGATTCACTTATAGATGTTAGCCCATCTTGGGCAGCTCCCCCAATTGTCCTTTGCCATTGGATTTTACCTAAACTATGAAGTTTTAATATCCACAGATCTGCTAATCCTCTGGATGAATCTATTTTATCTAATCCAAGAGAGGAATTAGTAGTAATGCCTAAGAAATAGCCTCTGTCATTGGCTTGAATGAGCTGGGCTGAACTTTCGTTATCATTTGCCCTAATTGTATTTTCCCATATTATATCGCCCTGTTCATTTATTTTGATTATCCAGACATCACTTTTTTCACTCTTTTTGCTTTTTTCTGAACAAGTGTCAGATCCAGTAGATGCACAAATAATATAATTATTGTCTCCAGTAGGTTTGAATGACCATAAGCTACTTGGAGCGCAATATCCTTTTTGCCAAATAATCTCTCCCACAGTGTCAATACCTATCAACCAAATACCATAATTTTGAATACTTTTATTTCCGGTTAAATCTGAGTCTGAATCTCCTGCTATGACATAACCATAAGAAGTTGGTAGTACACCGCCTCTTAAAAATTCTGATCCATTACCACCATAAGTTTTTTGCCAGATGATGGAAGCTTGAGATGGGAGTAAATATGAAAACCATAGCAAAATGAGGCTTAGTATGTATTTCATACTTTGTATGCGATTAGTAATTCCAAATTTACATATTTGCTAGTAAGTGGAAAATGTATTTCCGGGTAAAGTGAATGTTTGTTAAATTTGGGATCATTAAATCATGGTATCCATTTTGGTATCCGTTCATTGAGAAATAATTAAATTAAAATTAATTCAAATACATAACAGTTTGAAATACAGTTGGTAGCTCGTTGGGCTCATAACCCAAAGGCCGCAGGTTAGAGTCCTGCCTCCGCCACAATCCGGCATGAGTGTGTGTGTGAGTGTGTGTGTGGAATGCTGTAAAAATATAAAAGCCTGTCGACAGATGGGCTTTTGTCATTTAAGCCCAAGTAGGTTAAAGTGCTGACGAAGCGAAGCTTGTCAGTGGGTCGACGCTACCAGTCGGCATTCGGCATGAGTGGTAGTGTATTTTTTACTCCACTAAAACAAACCCCACCCGCAAAATAGAGTGAGAAAGAGTGCGAGAGCGGATGCAGCCCTTATTCGTTTTAGCAGATTTTACTCGACCAACACAAATCCAGCCCATTGGTATGGGTCTAAACCGATATCCCGCAATTCTTTTTGAGCTGCATGAAATGCATTTGGAATCGTCATCTTTTCTTCTAACCATTTTTTATAAAATGTTGTCATTAATAAAGATGTCTGTTTATCCGGAACTTGCCATAAACTCATGATCAGATATTTAGCACCTGCTATTTTGAATGCACGTTGCAGTCCATAAACTCCTTCATTACCTTGTATATCGCCTAATCCTGTCTCACATGCAGACAACACAACTAATTCTGTATTTGATAAATTCATTTGCGAAATTTCGTAGGCAGTCAATATTCCATCTTCTCTGCCTTCAAGTGTTGGTTTTCCCTGCCAGGCAGCATTACCACCTGCCAAGATAAGTCCGGATCTTAACATTGGATGATCACTCATTTTAAAAACAGATTCTTGGCTGCCTCCCGATTCTCGGGATGCTAACTGTGAACTGCCAACTTTTACTTTTGGATCCGGAAAAAAATATCCGTGTGTTGCAATGTGTAAGATTCTAGGCGAAGAAACGTTATTTGCAACAATATTTTTGAAAGATTCTTCAGTGGCTTGATAGCCTTTGTTCAAATGAACTAACATGTCTGAAGTTTGCATAATTTTTTCAATGGCATTCACTTCGCGTTCTGTTCCGGCTAAATAGTTCCATGTACCGCCACGTAAAGTTGAATCAATTGAACTAAAAGTCAATTCATCTCTTGATCTCGAACCGAGCAAGCTCTCATTGTTATTAAAAGTGCTGTCTTGTTCAAATTGGATTCCACCGAACAGCACAGCTTTATTGTTTGACTTTATAAATTTTGTTGGAATGACCAATTGTCGTGTGCTAGTCAATTGGACTAGTTGATATCTATCAGCAATGGTTTCGTTTTCTTGTATTGGAATTGCACCAATATTCAATTGATTCAATTTGCCAGAAGGAGAAAAATAAATTGTTTTTGTATTTTTTAGTTCCTTTTCAAGAGGATGCCACAAAAGCTCAAACAGTTTCTTTGAAATCATATTTTTTTCAGAAACAGGGATTGCACCACGTGAAGCATATAGCACATTTACTTTTGAAGAGATATTTTTTTCTTGACTTAAAATTTTATTGAGTTGTTGTTCTTCAAAAAGAGCAATAAAATTAGGAAATTCAGAATCAGGTTTAATAATAAGTGCTGCATACATCAGACTATCTGAACAAAACTCGTATTGTACAAATTCTATAGCAGCTTCCTGAAGTTTTAATTTTTTTCGAACATCTTTCCATTCTAGTTGCTGTAATACTTCACTTAAACCTGTAACAGATCTTATGATCTCCTTTTCTAATAAATTGGCTTTATCCTGAAGCCGAATTATACTTATACTATCTCTTTCTTGAATGGGCAAAAGATATTCAGAAGCCAGTCTCCTGTGATATGATTTAAGAAGTTCAAACTTATCGCGACTCAATGAGTCTCTCATCACTATACTGTTCATTTGAGAAACTGCATTCAATAAAAATCCTTTGTAAAACAAAGTGTTGTCAAAGCATACATCCGTCAGTTGATGGAACTTTTGCGCATATGTAAAACATCCATTTTGACCGCTAACAAATTTATTAATATATTTTGTCATTTCCAATTCTGAAAGATGCTGTGCTGCCTGTCGTATATATCTTTTTTCAACTTCCACACTTTTTAATAGATAAGGTTTTGCTTTATTAATATTTCCGATGGCATAATAATAATCTGCCAAAGTCGCTAAACTATTTGCATAGTCTGGATGCTCATTACCTAGCGACAAGGATTGAAGTGTTAAGGCTTCCAAGTATAAAGGCTCAGCTTTGTTGAAATCTTTTATTTTACAATATAAATCAGCCAAATTTCTTAAACTGGTAGCGTAATCAGGATGATCCCTGCCATAAACTTTTTCCCATATCAACTTTGCTTCCAATAAGAGGGGCATGGCCTTTTCAAATTCACCTCTATTTTTATAATTCATAGCAAGATTATTTGCACCCCACGCATAGTTTAGGTCATCTTTACCACTTGTCTTTTCCAAGATTTGTAAGGACTCCAAATAAAGCATTTCTGCTCTTTCAAAATCATTCATTTCATTATACAAAATTGCCAAATTATTTAAACTCTTACTATAGCGGGGATGATGCTCTCCGAATACCTTTTTGTAAATGGCGATGGACTCTAAATAATATTTCATTGCAGCTTCATAATTACCCATCTTCCAATACAAGACCCCAAGATTATTTAAAGTAGTTGCATACTCTGGATGATTTTCGCCTAGTAATTTTTTGCGTATGGTTTTAGCTTCTAAATATAAGGGCTCTGCTAATTTATAATTTCCTAAATCTAAATAAAGAATAGCCAGATTATTGAGACTTGAAGCGTATTCAGTGTGCATATTTCCAAATATTTCATTTCTAATATTTTTGGACTCAATATAATAAAGCTCAGATTTTTTAAACTGTCCTAGTTTATTATATAACATGGCTAAATTATTCAGACTTGCAGCATAATCTGCGTGTTTTTTACCTAGCGTTTTTTCACGCATTCCCCATGACTTTAGTAATAAGGGTTCAGCGGTATCGAAATCACCAACCATTAGATACAATACACCTAAACTATTAATACTCGCAGCCAAATCAGGATGATGAAGTCCTAAGACTCTCTCCCGAATGGATATGGATTCAATATACTTTTGTTCAGCTGCTTCATAATTCCCCTGATGATAATATATTACCCCAAAATATTGGCAGACTTTAGCATAAGAATCTGATTCTTTTCCGAAATTTTCAATAGCAATATTTTCAGCTGATAGATTTGCTTGTATAGCATTTTTAAAATCGTGTTTACGGGTATAATCCAAGGAGACTTTGATGAGACTGTCCACCTGTATTAATGCAATAGAATCAACAGTCTGAGACAT
The genomic region above belongs to Saprospiraceae bacterium and contains:
- a CDS encoding CHAT domain-containing protein, which translates into the protein MSQTVDSIALIQVDSLIKVSLDYTRKHDFKNAIQANLSAENIAIENFGKESDSYAKVCQYFGVIYYHQGNYEAAEQKYIESISIRERVLGLHHPDLAASINSLGVLYLMVGDFDTAEPLLLKSWGMREKTLGKKHADYAASLNNLAMLYNKLGQFKKSELYYIESKNIRNEIFGNMHTEYASSLNNLAILYLDLGNYKLAEPLYLEAKTIRKKLLGENHPEYATTLNNLGVLYWKMGNYEAAMKYYLESIAIYKKVFGEHHPRYSKSLNNLAILYNEMNDFERAEMLYLESLQILEKTSGKDDLNYAWGANNLAMNYKNRGEFEKAMPLLLEAKLIWEKVYGRDHPDYATSLRNLADLYCKIKDFNKAEPLYLEALTLQSLSLGNEHPDYANSLATLADYYYAIGNINKAKPYLLKSVEVEKRYIRQAAQHLSELEMTKYINKFVSGQNGCFTYAQKFHQLTDVCFDNTLFYKGFLLNAVSQMNSIVMRDSLSRDKFELLKSYHRRLASEYLLPIQERDSISIIRLQDKANLLEKEIIRSVTGLSEVLQQLEWKDVRKKLKLQEAAIEFVQYEFCSDSLMYAALIIKPDSEFPNFIALFEEQQLNKILSQEKNISSKVNVLYASRGAIPVSEKNMISKKLFELLWHPLEKELKNTKTIYFSPSGKLNQLNIGAIPIQENETIADRYQLVQLTSTRQLVIPTKFIKSNNKAVLFGGIQFEQDSTFNNNESLLGSRSRDELTFSSIDSTLRGGTWNYLAGTEREVNAIEKIMQTSDMLVHLNKGYQATEESFKNIVANNVSSPRILHIATHGYFFPDPKVKVGSSQLASRESGGSQESVFKMSDHPMLRSGLILAGGNAAWQGKPTLEGREDGILTAYEISQMNLSNTELVVLSACETGLGDIQGNEGVYGLQRAFKIAGAKYLIMSLWQVPDKQTSLLMTTFYKKWLEEKMTIPNAFHAAQKELRDIGLDPYQWAGFVLVE